Genomic DNA from Candidatus Sphingomonas phytovorans:
TCGTCGCCGCCCGCGATTCAGGTGCCGCGGCCGACACGCTGATCGCGCGCTATTTCGCCGGGCGTCGCTATGCCGGCAGCAAGGACCGGCGTGCCGTGCGCGAACTGGTCTATGCCGCGATCCGCAAGCTCGGCGAACGCCCGGCCAATGGCCGTGTCGCCATGCTGGCGCTGGCGGAAAGCGATCCGGAGATTGCCGCGCTGTTCGCGGGTATCGGCCATGGTCCTGCTGCGATCGGTCCTGACGAGCAGGCAGCGGCGCCGGGGATCGCCCCAGGCTGGATTCTCGCCCTGCTGAAGCAATCTGGGCTTGAGGGGGAGGAGCTTCCCGCGCTGATCGACCGCGCGCCGCTCGATATCCGGCTGAACTGGCTCAAGGAGGCGCCCGGCCCGATCGAGGGGGCCGAGCCTATCCCGGGCCTGCCCGATGCACTACGCCTGCCATCGGGTACCAATATCGAAGCGCTCGCCGCCTATCAGGACGGCGCGATCGAGGTGCAAGACGCCGGCAGCCAGATCGTCACCCTCGCGGCAAAGGCTGCGCCGGGCATGCGCATCGTCGATCTCTGCGCCGGTGCGGGCGGCAAGACGCTCGCCCTCGCGGCGCTGATGGGCAATGAAGGCGCGCTGCTTGCGACCGATACCGACCGCGCGCGGCTTTCGCGCCTGACGCCTCGCGCGGCGCGCGCCGGCGTGGAGATTGTCGAGACCCGGCTGCTCGATCCGGGGCACGAAGCGGATATTCTGTCCGACTGGGCGGAGAGCGCCGACTGCGTCCTGATCGACGCGCCCTGTTCGGGCACCGGCACCTGGCGCCGCAATCCGGAAGCGCGGT
This window encodes:
- a CDS encoding RsmB/NOP family class I SAM-dependent RNA methyltransferase encodes the protein MTPAARVQAAIELLDSIVVAARDSGAAADTLIARYFAGRRYAGSKDRRAVRELVYAAIRKLGERPANGRVAMLALAESDPEIAALFAGIGHGPAAIGPDEQAAAPGIAPGWILALLKQSGLEGEELPALIDRAPLDIRLNWLKEAPGPIEGAEPIPGLPDALRLPSGTNIEALAAYQDGAIEVQDAGSQIVTLAAKAAPGMRIVDLCAGAGGKTLALAALMGNEGALLATDTDRARLSRLTPRAARAGVEIVETRLLDPGHEADILSDWAESADCVLIDAPCSGTGTWRRNPEARWRLTPERIDRLTHTQRHVLETGAALVKPGGALVYIVCSLLDEEGTSQIAAFLAGHPEWRADPVVLPAGRPHGAGVRLTPAHDSTDGFFVARLQRAC